TCGGACTCTGTGTAACAGTTCTCGAAAAGTCGGGTTTCCAGATAAATTGCTGCGTAGGACTAAACTATTGACAAAAAAACCAATTAGTCCTTCAATTTCGCTACGATTACGGTTAGCAATTGGCGAACCTACCGCAATATCTTCTTGATCTGTGTAGCGGTAGAGCAAAGTTTTAAATGCTGCCAACATCATCATAAAAAAAGTTACACCTTCTTGCTGTGAAAGCTTTTCTAATGCATCAATTAGCTTTTTTGGTAACTCAAAAAATTGTGTTGTACCTTCATAGCTTTGTATACTTGGTCTGGGTTTGTCGGTAGGTAAATGCAGCATAGAAATACCATTTAATTGCTGCTGCCAATAAGTTAATTGCGTTTGCAGCACTTCTCCTTGTAGCCATTCGCGTTGCCAGTGGGCAAAGTCAGCGTATTGAAGAGGTAGTTCTAATAAAGGGGAAAGCTGGTTTTGTGCAAAAGCTGTGTACAGCGTTCCCAGTTCCCGAATCAGCACCCCAATAGACCAATCATCGCAGATAATGTGGTGCATATTCAGTAATAGAATATGTTCAGTCTTAGAAAGCACAAGCAACTTCACTCGCAGCAATGGTCCAGAGGATAAATCGAAAGGATGTTCTATCTCTGCATTAATAATCCTGCTTGCTTCCAACTCTCCTTCATCTTCTAGCAGTAGCTGGAGGTCTAATACAGAAATAGGTATTGTTGAACTGGGTGCAATCGCCTGTAGAGGTTGCCCATCCACCACTATAAATGTAGTGCGTAAGCTTTCATGGCGATGTACAATTTCGTTAAAAGTCTGCTCCAGTGCCGTTAAGTTAAGCAAACCTGTTAAGCGAATTACTGTCGGCACATTATAAATAGTATTGTCAGGGATCAACTGGTCAAGAAACCATAACCGTTGTTGGGCAAAAGATACTGGAAAGACAAAAACCTCTTCAAAAGACATATAGCAATCCTAAATCATTACTGAAAATCTCTCTTTATTTTCTCTGCGTTCTCTGCGTCTCTGCGGTTCGTTACAATTAGAGTCTGTGCTTTCTCAATACAGCCTCTTAACTGTGCGGCTAGAACCTGAATATGGGGTTTTCTCAGCATAGTTAGGTGATTCCCAGGAATATGATGAATTTCTGTTCCTCCCACAGCGAACTGATCCCAACCCATACTCGGCTCCTCCTCGGCAACGTTTAACTGAACTTTTGTTCTAAAAAGATTAATTCGCTTAGGGTAGACTTGCGGAACGTAGTTGAGAACTGCTTGGCTATTGGCGTAAAAAACACGAAGCATAGGGATAATTGCCGACTCACTTAAAAGCCTTCCCTTGGATTCTTGAGATACAAGGTTGACTGTGGCATCCTCCTTTTGGATGAAATGTGAGAACAGATTTCTTTTGAGCGTTAGCGACTCCCAAAAAGAGTATCGCATCAACTTCTGAAAATTAGTCAATCGAGAAGTTAAACTTTTATTCCGGTTTTTACTATGAGCAGTAATTAGACGCAAATAATCAAGGAAAAAGGGCCACATATATGGCACGACTGTAGTAAAAATAAACTTGAAAGCATTGCTCAAAGAAGGTAGATTGCTCTTAATTGGTGCTACCGTGTCAAGCACAGCAAGTAGAGCTACTTCTTCCCCAGAATTTTCAAGTTGTTGCGCCATTTCAAAAGCAACCCATCCTCCAAAAGACCAACCTCCTATAAAATAAGGGCCTTTCGGTTGTACTGAGCGCAATGCTTCAATGTAATGGGTAGCCATATCCTCAATGCGATTTAGTGGAGTTTCCCCATCAATTCCAATAGGCTGTAGCCCATAAAGTGGCTGATTTTCACCCAATTGATGAGCTAATTCATAATAAGGAAAGACCACACCAAATATTGGATGGACGCAAAAGAAAGGCGGATTTGAGCCATTCGGTTGAATCGTAACTAAAGGAGACCACGCCAGAGAATCTGTTTTTGTATATAGTGCAATTGCTAAACTTTCAATTGTTTGATTTAAAAACAGGTTAGATAAAGGTAAATCACGCTCAAACTGTTTATTTATTTGGTCTAATAAACGTACAGCCAGCAGCGAATTTCCTCCCAAATCAAAGAAGTTATCATGAATACCTACATTCTCAACATTAAGGACTTCAGCCCAGATTTTTGCCAAGGTTGATTCAGTTGGAGTCCGAGGAGCAAGAAAGGCTTTATTGATTGAGCGGCTTTGACTATCAACTACTTTTAGCGCATAACGATCCACTTTGCCATTAGCCGTTAACGGCAAAGAATCCAGAATTACAAAAGCTTTTGGTATCATGTATTCTGGTAATTTTTCTTTTAGAAATTCACGTAATTCAATAATTGTTTGCTCCGGCGGTGACTTAGAAACAATGTAAGCTACTAAATGCTTGTTATCAGATAGATTACCTTGAGTAATTACAATTGCTTTTTCTACTTTATTATTCTGGCTTATAACTGTTTCAATTTCTGATAATTCAATACGAAAACCGCGAATTTTTACTTGGTTATCGATGCGACCTAAAAATTCAATATTACCGTCTGGTCGATATCGAGCTAAATCACCTGTATTGTAAAGCCGTGCTTCTTTTTTACTATTAAAAGGATTGGGAATAAACTTTTTTGCAGTTAATTCAGGACAATTGACGTAGCCTCGTGCTAGTCCATCACCAGCGATGTATAATTCACCTAAAATCCCAATTGGTACAGGTTGTAAATGCTTATCTAATATATAAATTTCAGTGTTAGCAATTGGGCGACCAATAGGCGGTTTTTCACTCACAGATTTAATTCCGGCAACAGTTGACCAAACGGTTGCTTCAGTAGGCCCGTAAGCATTAAAAAACCTACGGCTAGGATTCCACCAACGTTTTACTATATCCTCAGAACATGATTCACCCGCACTAATAATAGTTTGTAATGCAGGTAATGATTCTGTAGGTAAAACTGCCAAAACCGCAGGTGGGAGAGTAACGTGAGTAATAGCTTTTTCGCTTAATAGTTGAAGTAAAGCTTTTCCAGGTAGAAGAGATTCTTTCTTTGCTAAATAAAGGGTTGATCCTGTTTGCAATGCCATGACAATCTCGAAAATTGAGGCATCGAAACTTAATGATGCGAATTGCAGAATGCGGTTACTCGGTTGCAAGTTAAAAACCTCAATCTGATCTGCTGCTAAATTAGCCAATCCTCGGTGTTCGATTAAAACGCCTTTTGGCTGCCCTGTTGAGCCAGAAGTGTAGATGACATAAGCTAAGTTTTCAAGTGTTACGCAACTGGTTGGGTTTTCTCGGCTATGTTGTGTAATAGTTGCCCAATCTTTATCTATACTAATAATTGGATTCGATAATTCTGTAAAATGTTGAAGTAATTTTTCTTGTGTCAGCAAAACTGAAACTTGTGCATCTTTCAACATGAAGTTAAGACGCTCTTGAGGATAGCTGGAATCTAAAGGAAGGTATGCACCGCCAGCTTTAAAAATGCCTAATATGGCAATTATCATTTCTGGTGAACTCTCCACACAAATGCCAACTAAAGATTCAGTTTGTACACCTTTTTTTCTGAGATAATGTGCAAGTTTATTGCTACGTATATTTAACTCTTTGTAGCTGAGTTGTTGATTACCAAATACTAGTGCGTTCGCATCGGGAGTTGTCTCCACCTGCGCCTCAAATAATTGATGGAAACATTTGTTATCTGGGTAAATTTTCTTAGTGTCATTCCAATCAATTAATAATTGCTGTCGTTCTCCTTCAGTAAGCAAACCTAAATCTGAAATACGCTGTTTTGGATTGGCAACAATACTTTCTAACAGTATTTGGAAATGTCCCAGCATTCGCGTAATGGTGCTTTGATCAAATAAATCGGTACTATACACGATTTCTCCTTTGAGAGTTTCCAAGTCTCGCCACAGATGGAACTCTAAATCAAGCTTTGCAATTTTGCTGTCGAAGTCGAATAATGAAAGCTTTAACCCAGGTAACTCTAGTGCTTCAATAGGAGTATTTTGCAGGCTAAATACGACTTGAAATAAGGGATGCCGGCTCAAATCTCGGTCTGGGTGAAGTTCTTCCACCAGCTTTTCAAAGGGCAAATCCTGATGGCTGTATGCTCCTAAAGTCACCTCTCGCACTCGATTTAATAATTCTTGAAACGTCGGGTTCCCTGATAAATCGCTGCGTAGCACCAAACTATTGACAAAAAAACCAATTAACCCTTCTAGTTCGCTACGGTTACGATTAGCGATCGCTGAACCTACGACAATATCCTCTTGCTGTGTGTAGCGATAGAGCAAAGTCTGAAATGCTGCCAGCATTGTCATGAACAAGGTTACATCTTCTTGGTAACTAAGTGCTTCTATCGCTTGAGTTAAGGAGTGTGGTAGTTCTAAAAATTGTTTTGCACCCCTGTAAGTTGGAACTGCTGGTCTTACTCTGTCGGTGGGGAGATTCAGGGCTGAAATCCCGTCTAATTGTTTTCGCCAATAAGCTAACTGCGTTTGTAAAGGCGAACAGCCGTTTTCTCCCACTGCTTGCAGCCACTCTCGTTGCCATTGGGCGAAATCTGCATACTGAATGGGTAATTCTGGCAGAAGTGTAGACACCAAACATCGCTGATCTTCTACAAAGGCTTTATATAATACCCCCAGTTCTCTAATTAGCACCCCAATTGACCAGCCATCGGCAACAATGTGATGTAGATTTAGCAGCAGTACATATTCTGCTTCATCTAGTTGTAGCAGCTTCACTCGCAGCAATGGCCCGGTGGTGAGATTGAAAGGATGTTGAGCCTCTGCGGTTGCAATGCGCCGTACTTGTATCTCACATTCTTGATCGAAATTGCGTATATCTATTAAGGGAAGAGGTATGGTTAAGCTGGGTGCGATTACCTGCACTGGTTGCTGCTCTACCATAACAAACGTAGTGCGTAAGGTTTCGTGGCGACGGACAATTTCGTTGAATGTCTGCTTTAATGCGGTAAAGTTGAGGGAACCTTTCAGGCAAAGTGCTGTTGACACATTGTAAAATGGATTGCCCGATGCTAATTGGTCGAGAAACCACAATCGCTGCTGGGCGAAAGAAGTGGGGAAGACAAAAACCTCTGCTTCATCAGAAAAATTGAGTTCTTCATCAGCCGTGAGGCTACCGAGAATATATTGATCCATATTATCGTCAACGATTTGGGATTGAAAGTAGTTACCGAATCAAAAACTTTTGCTGTATTAGAACCAATAATAAAAATCCAGTTTTGAGGTTATTATTCGTTGGTATTGTAAAACTTCTATTAATGGTAGTTTAAATATTTTAAGAAAAGTGGTCCCGACAGCGTTTAGTCTAGGGATAGCGGGCGTTGTAGTGCCTCCTATGCCTTCGCCGAAGGGAAGTGCTGTAACGCCCTGTTGGGGTTATTCCCGGCAAACAAACGGCATGAGATATTTGTCTAAGTAGGTAGGCACAAATAAACCTAACTATGTAACAAAATGTAAAATCATCAAAACCCTTGCGGTTGCTTCACTCCGCTACGCTCCGTTCGCAATGACATACCTTGAAATTTTCCCGCCTACCTACTTATGCTTTTTGGAACTATTTATCTTCCTTGCGGTTAGTATCTTGTTTTGTTAATTATTAGTAGACCTCTCCGGAAATATGGTAGAGACGTTCCGCCGGAACGTCTCTACAAGGGTTTCAAACCACGCACATTTAATTACCGGAGATGTCTAGTGTATAAGTATTTTTAATATATATGGTTGTCTACAAGTTATTATACTCTGTACTTTAAATTACTACGCACTGCATAATACTTAGCGATTCCTACGGGGCGCTTCGCTATCGCTCTTCGGAGAAAAACTTTTTGGTTTACTGATATTGAGTTCATTAGTGAGTTTATTCATTTCGTCTTCACGGAATTCTGCTATGAGATTTGTACTTTAGCGTTAAGCATTGTTTTATACTTTTAAAACAATATTTAATGGTGCTATTATGGACGCTGAAACACTGCTGAAGAAATACGCTGCTGGAGAACGGAATTTTAAACAAGCAAATCTGAGTGAAGAAAATCTCAAAAGTGCTGACTTGGGTGAGATAAACCTATACGGTGCAAATTTGAGTGGAGCAGATTTAGAGAAAGCAAATTTAAATCAAGCCAATCTTGCCACTGCAAATCTAACTAAAGCATCTCTCAAAAATGCACAGTTCTATTCAGTGACTGCTTCTTCAGCAACATTTACTTTTGCTGACCTGAATAGTGCTGATTTGAGTTGGTCAACTTTGAATGATACTGAGTTTAACTCTGCAAACTTACAAGAAGCAAATTTGATAGGAGTAAATTTAAGTAATGCAAAATTATTATTTGCAAACCTAGATCAAGCAAACCTCAGTGGTGGAAATCTTACTAATGCTAATCTTGCTGTAGCTTCATTATCCGGAGCAAATTTGAGTAAAACTTTGTTGAATAAAGCCAATTTGGAAGAAGCATACTTAATTGGAGCTAATTTTACTTTGGCAACTTTAAGTGAAGCCAAGTTACAAAAATCCAAAATTCAAGGAGCTAAATTTCATAAAGCAAATCTATCTGAAGTTAATTTGTCAGGTATGAATTTAGCTAATTTAGATTTTACAGAAGCAAGTCTTAGCAGTGCAAATCTTAAAAAAGCTATTCTGCAAGGAGCAAATTTAGAAAGAGCTAAACTGCGATGGGCAAATCTTACTAGAGCAAATCTCGATGGTGCAAACCTGAGAAGAGCAGATTTAACCGGCGCAAATATATATGGTGCAACCTTTAATAATGCTGACCTCACAGGTGCGATAATGCCAGATGGAGAAGTTTTCACAACAGATGTTGATTTAGACTTCATTAAATCAGATGCACCCTTACCAAAAGAGATCGTTATGACTCGTCAAGTTATCCGTACCGATAAAGCACCTGCACCAGTTGGACCCTATAATCAAGCTATTCTTGCTTCTGGACAAATGCTGTTTGTTGCTGGACAAATTGCTATTGATCCCCGTTTAGGTGATGTTGTTTATACCGATGATGTCACCAAGCAAACGGAACAGGTGATGAGAAATATTGAAGCTATCCTGAAAGAAGCCGGCGCTACTTTTAATGATGTGGTTAAAACAGGTGTATTTTTAGCTGATATGAATGATTTTGCCGCTGTCAATGCGGTTTATGCAAAATATTTTTCTGAAGATACAGCCCCTGCGCGTGCTTGTGTTGAGGTGTCGCGTTTACCTAAAAATGTGTTAGTAGAGATTGAGTGTATTGCTGTAATTGGTTAATTATACGGTGGGCAATGCCCACCATAGTTTTATCAAAGTTTTAGTTTTCTGGTTCGATATTGGGCGAAGTTTTACAATACCTGCTGCACGCAGTTGTACAGCTAATCTTTCAGCACGTTGTTTTTCTTGTTCTATATATTCTTTGTAAAGCCGTTTGGCTTCCTTGGTAATCTATGAAAATGGCTTTCTTCTCTTTTGACTCAACGCAAAAAAAGAGTATTGGGGGTTGACAACTAATTTAAAATTTGTTGTGCTGAATTTGATAAGGAAGAACTATGTAAAAATAAATATGTCAACAATGACAAGGTAGGGGTTTAGCAATGCTAAACCCTTGAATTTTGCGTAAGTTAAAAGTTCAGCCTAAAACCCGATCTATTTACTCGCTTGTTCTGTTAACTTGGTCAACACATCATTAGAACGTTCCACAAAGGATTTCATTCCTTCAGCATCAAAGCCTTTTTGAGACATCAACGCTAAATCATAAACGTGCTGACAAATCATTTTTGTTAACTGCGCTGTGGGTGATTCTCCATCACCTTGAATAATGCTACCTTGATTGAGATTAACGAGGTTTTGAATCAAGGGATGGGCAGTATTTACTAACAAAATATGATCTTCGGGAAATTCAGCATTTTGCTGCTGCATCATGGCGTTCATATCCCGCAAACGACGGAGAATTTCTGGTAACAATACCATTGCTGGTGGCGTTCCTTGGGGGTCGTCTGATTTTAAGGCTTCGGTGCGGATATTAACTTTGGGTTTGTTGAGTGATTTTTCAAATAATTCTTTGATAATTTCACTCTTGGTTTTATTGGTTGTGGGGTCAACAATTTCGCCGGATTTATCATCTAATAATGTATTATCAAGGTCAGAATCTACCCGTGTAAATTTAACATCTTGATATTCTCTTTCCAAGAAGTTAATAAAGTGGGTATCAATGAAAGAGTCCATAAATAGGACTTCTAAACCTTGGTTTTTATGTAATGCGATGTATGTGGCTTGACCCGCTTCATCGGTACAGTAAAAAACTTTATTTTCGTGGCGTTCTTTGTTGCGTTCTAGATATTCTTTGATGGTGGTATATGGTGTGCTGCTGGTATTAGATGGGGTGACATCTTGCCAAACATCACTATCTGAAGATTGAACTTCTACTGCGGGTGTTTCTGCGGGTTTGGTTTCTAATTTAGCAGTGCTGCGGAAGATGAGGATGTCTTCGACTTGTTTTTTAAATTTCTCATCGTTGAGAACACCAAATTTAACGAATGTTCCTAAATCTTTCCAAGCATTGATGTATTGTTCGCGGTCGTCGTGGTAAAGTTCTTTGAGTCTATCGCCGACTTTTTTAGCGATATAATCTCCTATTCGTTTTACGGTGCGATCGCCTTGTAAAGCACTGCGAGAAACGTTCAAAGGAATATCTGTACTATCAATTACACCCCGCATTGGTAGTAAAAATTGGGGAATAATTTCATCACAGTTATCACTCACAAAAACCTGATTGCAGAATAACTTAATTTGTCCTTTGGTTACATCTACATCAGGTCGCATTTTCGGAAAATACAAAATCCCGTTAATAATAAACGGATAATCTGTATTCAGATGCACCCATAACAAAGGTTCTTCTTGAAAAGGATAAAGATAGCGGTAAAATTCTAGATAATCTTCTTTGGTTAAATTGCTAGAAGATTCTCTCCAAGCAGCTTTTTGTTGATTCAATACTTCCCCATCTAATTTGATGGGTACGGGCATAAAATCGCAGTAGGTTTTGACTAGATTCTTAATTCTCGCAGCTTCTAAATATTCTTCCTCATCTGGCATTAAAGTGAGGGTAATAGTAGTACCGCGAGTAGTGCGGGAAGACTCATCTAAGGTAAATGCTGGTGAACCATCACAAGTCCAATGAACAGCTTGAGAACCTTCTTTATAGGAGAGAGTATCAATTTCTACTTGTTTTGCCACCATGAAGGAGGAGTAGAAACCTAAACCAAAGTGTCCAATAATTGGCTGGTCTGCTTTCCCTTCATATTTGTGAATAAATTCTTCTGCACTGGAGAAAGCAACTTGGTTAATGTATTTTTTGACTTCCTCTGCTGTCATCCCAATACCGTTATCGGAGATGGAGAGAGTCTTTTTATCTTTATCAATGGCAATTGTAATTTCGTCTTCGCCTGTGTCTCCATTATACTCACCAGCGCGGGAGACCATTTTTAATTTTTGGATGGCATCTACAGCGTTGGATACCAGTTCCCGCAAGAAGATTTGGTGGTCTGAATAGAGAGACTTCTTAATAATTGGGAAAATATTCTCAGTATGTATACTGATAGTGCCTTGTTCTAGCATAGTTAACCGTCTGTTTTACTTGCTTGCTGATAATTCTGAAAATCAATTTTCGTCGATCTATGTCTTTTTTGAGGTAAGGAATACCTCTTAATAATGATTCGGATTACACTACCATCTGTGGGGATTGGGGACTGGGTACTGGGGACTAGGGACTGGGAAGAGAATTTTAGTTGAAAGTTCTAAGTAATTATGATGCAATGGGATATTAGACTGTTTCAATAAAAACATCATGGAACCTACAACTTTAGCGATCGCCATTGCTACCATATTTCTGACCAAAGCCTTAGAAAAATCCGGTGAGACATTTAGTGAGAGTTTAACAAAAAAGGTTGGTGAAGCGATCGCTAAAATCCGCAACCATTCCCCAGAAACAGCCACAGCATTAGCAGCAGGTAATCCAGAAGCATTAAATCTCAATCCAGAAGTCCTTAACCAAATTCCACCCGATCCGATTTTTGCGGAGTTGGTTACTACCGCTGATGTAGAAGAAAATGCCACATTTGCGGACAAGTATCAAGCAGTGAAAGCAGGTGGCACAATTAACATTATTGGTAAACAGATTAACATTTCACAAGCTGGTACAGGCGGCAGTCAAACAAACAACTTCAGTAATTTCTGAATCTATGATGAAAGTACGAGAAGTTATTAACTTGCTTGAATCAGATGGTTGGTATCTGGTAGGAACAGAGGGTAGTCATCGTCAGTTTAAACATCCAACAAAGCTAGGTAAGGTAACGGTATCGAAAAATAAGTGATGATGTCAGAAAAGGAACGTTAGGAAGCATTCTCAGACAAGCAGGACTCAAATAATGGATAAATATCTGATCGTTCTGGAAAAAACCGAAACAGGATTTTCCGCATACTCCCCTGATGTGTGGGGTTGCGTTGCTACAGGTGAGACACTGGAAACAACTTTAGAGAATATGCGTTCAGCCCTAGTTTTCCATCTTCAAGATAGTGAAATTCCTCAACCTCGTGGTATTGATGCTTATTTGGATGCGTTACGGGAATCAGAAGGAGAGGAATTTTATCTCACGCATATTGGTGTGGGTATCTTGAAATAATCTCTGAAGCAGCTATATATGCTGTCATGACTCGTATTATGTTACGTCGTCTTGTTGTCTAAAGATTTACTTTATAAATGGTCTCTGATAGCAATACATAAAAACAAGTTTTCACTGCAATCATAAAATTGTCTGAATCAGGATATCCAGGATGATAGGATTTACAGGATTATAACTGTCAAATTACTTGATAAATTACTCAAATTCTGAATAAGTCATGTTTGAGTTAAATCAATATAGTGCGATTTTGTGATAAATTCTTACTAAACTAATTGTCTGAATCAGGATGTATAGGATTATAAGTGTCAAAATACTTGATAAATTACTCAAATCCTGAATAATTCATGTTTGAGTTAAATCAATATAGTACGATTTTGTGGGAAATTTTCACTCAACTAAGTATGTATAATTTACGTAAAATTCATAGTTAACTTACCAAAAACCATTAGAACTACTAAAACCATAAATCGAAACCTGTTTAGATAGAAAATGGCACAGTGATTCAAGTGAAATCTATAAATCATCCACAATAATCACTCTTGTATCTATCATCCTGTAAATCCTATCATCCTGGACATCCTGATTCAGACAATTATTCTTGAAACATCCGACAACAATACATAAAACCTGTTTAATATCTAATCAGCTTATTTTTTATAAAAAATGTTAATCTAAAAATAACAGGAGGAAAGTATATGACTATAAAAGAGCAATTGATTCATGAAATTGAACAAGCACCAGAAAATATAGTTTCACAATTACTTGATTTTTTACATCTTCTCCAATTTCAACCACAACTATCATCCTCAATCACTGAAACAGATGAAAGCCTTTTGAATTGCATTGACGGCTTCATGGTAATTAAAGCACAAGGTTCTTTACCGGATATTGATTGGGTTTATTTTGTCCGTGAAGAAAGAATCAACGATATTACATCACAATGAAAGCACTATTCGACACAAATATTCTGGTTTCAGCTATGATTGAAGCACATCCAAATCATGCTATCAGTCTTCCTTGGATACAACGAGTTAGAAACAAAAGTATTTCAGGTTATATCTCAACCCATTCTATAGCAGAACTGTATGCAGTCATAACACGATTGCCTTTACCCAAACCTCTCAGCACTCAACAAGTTCATGACATAATCATTAACAATCTTGAATCTTTTCATACTGTTGATTTAGAAAGTGCTGACTATCTACAAGTTTTAAAAAATGTTACGCATCTCAATATTACAGGAGGTGGAATTTATGATGCAATTATTGCTCAAACAGCCATAAAAGCAAATGTAGATATTTTATTGACATTCAACTCTAAACATTTTATAAGACTAGGAAAACATATTGCCCAGTTGGTAAAAGATCCATCTGTATGGAAAGATATTAATTAATAAACAGCTATTAACTTGCAATTTAATATATGTTATCCTGAATTTGATAAGGAAGAACTATCTTCAAATCATCCTGTAAATCCTATAATCCTGGACATCCTGATTCAGACAATTAGATGCTTTGCCAAATTAAGAGGGAGTTTCAAAATTCACATCTTCATAAACATCATTTATAGAACATTGAAAATCTACACTTGCTAAATGTAAATTTTCCTCCTTTCCATAACTATACAATACCCATTGTCCTTCTGAATTACGACGGAAAACATCTACATTGATTTTATTTTGACTGACTAACACATATTCCTGAAGTGAATCTAAATTACGATAGTCAGCAAACTTATCACCTCTATCAAAAGCTTCTGTAGTTGGTGATAAAACTTCGATAATTAAACAGGGATAACGTAAAAAGTTATTAAAGGCTTTATCTCTTGAATCACAACTAACAATTACATCAGGATAATAATAAATATCCATTGTTTCAATATGCGCTTTTGTGTCGGAAACATAAGCTTGACATCCACTTCCACGCAGATGATTTCTTAACATTGAAGCAATATTGAGAGTAATAACTACATGAGTATTACTAGCACCTGCCATTGCATAAACTTGTCCCTGTCTGTATTCATATTTGATAGGGCTTGTTTCTTCTAATTCTAAATATTCTTCAGGGGAAATATAGTTATAACTGGGAGTTGCAATCATAGAAAATCACCTCGGTAAATATATTAGGTAATGCAACATAATCTTGTGGGGTTAATTATCCTATCCAACCCCATAAGCTGTATATACTTACACATCAGAAGATGCTTCTAATAACTTCACAGTCTTTTTCCCCACTGACACTTTTACTGACTGTTTTTTAGCGAAGGTAAGACCATTTTCACCTTTATCAATGATAATTGTGTCACCAGAAATAAAGGTATTTTCTAATAACTTGGTAGCAAGGGGGTTTTCGACTTCCCGCTGAATTGACCTTTTTAGCGGACGTGCGCCATAAACAGGATCATATCCGGCTTCAACAAGGTGGTCACAGGCTGCTTGTGATATCTCAAAGGAGATTTTTTGCTCTTGCAGGAGTTTTTCGACTCTTTTGAGTTGAATACGGATGATATGCCGCATTTCCGAACGGCTGAGGGTGTGGAAAAGTATGAGATCATCGACGCGGTTAAGAAATTCGGG
The Anabaena sphaerica FACHB-251 DNA segment above includes these coding regions:
- a CDS encoding type II toxin-antitoxin system VapC family toxin, producing MKALFDTNILVSAMIEAHPNHAISLPWIQRVRNKSISGYISTHSIAELYAVITRLPLPKPLSTQQVHDIIINNLESFHTVDLESADYLQVLKNVTHLNITGGGIYDAIIAQTAIKANVDILLTFNSKHFIRLGKHIAQLVKDPSVWKDIN
- a CDS encoding Uma2 family endonuclease, whose translation is MIATPSYNYISPEEYLELEETSPIKYEYRQGQVYAMAGASNTHVVITLNIASMLRNHLRGSGCQAYVSDTKAHIETMDIYYYPDVIVSCDSRDKAFNNFLRYPCLIIEVLSPTTEAFDRGDKFADYRNLDSLQEYVLVSQNKINVDVFRRNSEGQWVLYSYGKEENLHLASVDFQCSINDVYEDVNFETPS